The following is a genomic window from Paenibacillus sp. FSL R5-0766.
GCTCGCCTTGAATCAGAAGGTTATGTGACTTCCCTCAAGAATCGTGGCGTATTGGTCAAGGATGTAGGCGGTAAAGAATTTCTTGATCTGATTGAACAGATTCAATCCATGCTTTTTTACTCTTTCGAAATGATGAAAAACCCGAACCGAGAGATCTACTTAAATCTTGAATCACTTGCAGCTCATGTTGAGGTCCAGCGGACCGCCGAGAAAAGGAATGACTATGCCTTATACACCGAACATCATTTTCTTTTCATGCGTGAGATCGTTGAATCCTTGAACAATGGCGTAATGCTGAACACATTTGACTCCTTTCGGGATAAACTTTACATGTACTCCATCGTCCGCTTCAAGCGAACTCCGCATATCAAGCACTACAGTGCGATCGGAATTAATCGGGATACGCTGCACGCATTATCCAGTAATGATTATAAGGCAGCTCAAGAGGTTGTGTTATCCCTCATTCCTATAACCAGAGAACGCATGCTTGTTACAGGGCAATTTTAATTTTGAAGTTAGTGGGTGGATTGCTAACGTCAATTCTGCTGAACTAAAAAGCTGCTGCCTTAACGGGCAGCTTATTTTGTAAGGGCGGACGGTATGGATGCCAATCTTTTTAAAACCGTCACACGATTACCCATTATTGTACATATAACAGCCAAAGTCTTTCCTTAATGGATCGGCTTTTTTTATTGGAGGAATTGAGTGATCAGCAGCAGAAGATGTGCGATTGGATAATTTTAGTAATATTAAATGAAAACAAAATTTGCTAAAATATTGTATAGTTATTCTACAAATTTAGCCATTTTAGCGGAGGATTGATCGGGAAGTATGAAAGAGTTTTTGAGCGAGCAGTCCATTGAGGCATTTAGATCAATCATAAATCACAATCCAGATGCCACTTTTATCGTTTCGAACGAAGGAACGATCGTAGAAGTAAATGAAGGGGTTACAGAGTGTTTAGGGTTTCAAAAGAAAGAAATCATGGGTTCATCCTACAAAGATCTCTTTTGTCAACATCAGCTTGATTTGATCAGTCAATATTTTTCGGAAGTCTTAAAGGGTGCATCCTGTCAATATGTTGCCGAAGCCCATCATAAAAATGGAGAAATTGTTTATTTGCAAATTAAGCAAGTTCCTTTGTTTTTTGAAGGTAAGGTAAATGGGATCTTTGGAGTAGCTAAAAACATTACTGAGTACAGGCAGCTGCTTAAGGCATTGAAAGAAAGCGAAGAGCGCTATCGCCTCTTAGCCGATAACTCCCTCGATCTGATCCAGTTGATCAACCTGGATGGCATTGTGGAGTATGCCTCTCCTTCTCATAAAATGGTGCTTGGCTTCGATCCAAAAGAATATATAGGTAAATGGGTATTCTACCAACCAAATGGAGATGTGGACGATAAGTTTCGTACAGTATTTATGAGTATGTTGCTTTTGAGAAAGCCGTTTACCTACGAAATAAAGCGACAGCATGAACAGGGCTATCCTGTATGGCTGGAGATGAAAGGGACACCAATGTTCGACGAGGACGGTGATTTTAAAAACATGATGCTCGTGGGAAGAGAAATTACAGAGCGGAAAAAGTACCAAGTTCAACTGGAACAATTAAGTTATCATGATGCACTTACCGGTGCCCCTAACCGGAGATA
Proteins encoded in this region:
- a CDS encoding GntR family transcriptional regulator; the encoded protein is MNKISLVDTAYMMLRERMVCGELMPETLLSENELAEEYQMSRTPIRHAIARLESEGYVTSLKNRGVLVKDVGGKEFLDLIEQIQSMLFYSFEMMKNPNREIYLNLESLAAHVEVQRTAEKRNDYALYTEHHFLFMREIVESLNNGVMLNTFDSFRDKLYMYSIVRFKRTPHIKHYSAIGINRDTLHALSSNDYKAAQEVVLSLIPITRERMLVTGQF
- a CDS encoding diguanylate cyclase, giving the protein MKEFLSEQSIEAFRSIINHNPDATFIVSNEGTIVEVNEGVTECLGFQKKEIMGSSYKDLFCQHQLDLISQYFSEVLKGASCQYVAEAHHKNGEIVYLQIKQVPLFFEGKVNGIFGVAKNITEYRQLLKALKESEERYRLLADNSLDLIQLINLDGIVEYASPSHKMVLGFDPKEYIGKWVFYQPNGDVDDKFRTVFMSMLLLRKPFTYEIKRQHEQGYPVWLEMKGTPMFDEDGDFKNMMLVGREITERKKYQVQLEQLSYHDALTGAPNRRYLNKMLSDALSAATTSVGQLAVMFADLDNFKQINDTLGHDAGDELLRQFVKRAGACLQEHDVLARMGGDEFVFVLPHVKSSSELSLLAENILETLQLPWILDGKELYTTSSIGIAFYEEDDSVKELLQKADAALYLAKAEGKNTYRIYSFRDLSMR